TCCTAaattttgttggtttgtggGTTTCGGCTTTTAAACTTGGACCTTTTGAGGCCCAAGGAAAAAATGTGGCTTAAGCAGCATGTTTTTCTCAATAAgttggaaaataattttaaaaagctaTGGCTTTGAAAGGCTAtaactttttaagggaaaatcTTTTTAGATTTCATTTAAGTTTTGAGGTCCATAGTATGGTAAATTATCAAAGATGATTTGATTGTGTAAgtgatagagaaaaaattatggatCAATGTAAAAGTGATATACAACTACTCACAGTTGACCACATTAGAATTGTGACAATAATTATAACACAAAAATTATGATCATAGAAAAACTAATTTTCCATCTTAGAAAACCCCATTTTACCAAATACTGACTTTTAAATATACCTAACTTGAAAAGAAGCTAATGATAAGAACATGATATACACCCTCCCGATTGTTTATACTTTTAAAGGTTTTAGATATCTTTTTTGGAAACTATTAAATGCCAGATCACTAATACCTCCTCTAATATGGAAAACGCCTTAATTAACACCTCCAAAAATTAGAGAAGCAAGTAGATGAACACCCACTTGATGTACTTCAGTgtgagaaggagagagaaaacaatCATAATTAGAGGAGTTCCAAATAAGTGAGGCTCTCTAGCACAAAATTGGACCCATATCAGCTAAaggtttaaatttattttattaagatggTGTCTAATATGTTATATCAAGATTTCATGTAAATTCCAGTGTATTTCATGAGTTCAATAACATTGTTGATTctccaacaaacaaaaaaaaaggttcaataACATAGTTGAATATGGAATTATGGTGTATTTGCTATCGCAAAATTggatttgtattttcttttcttttcttttttttggggtgggggtgGGAATAAAAACATTTTACGATTATTATTTCATGGTAATTTCCCCATCCTAATCTATACATAATTATAATCATAGtgaataaaaacaagaaaatagatGAAGAAAATCACATTCCTCTCATGTCCTCTAGAAAGTATCATCCCTTGATAAATCGAATGGGCTCCAATTAGAAATCAAGGAATTTGGATCTAGTGCTTCTGGTCCCAGCAGCTGCGTTTCTTGAAATGCATGATTCACCATCATTTGATGAGAACTTGGCCACAATACTTCTTGGGAGACTATTGCTTCACCTGGCAATGGTGGCAACCCATAATTGCTTGTGTCATGCCTTATAGATTGTTCACTTGATAAATACATCTGGGTGTTAACACAATTTTCCAAAGGCAGCTCAGAAACACTAGCGTGACATCCAAAAAAACCATTTTCTAGTTGAGTACTTGAATTCAAGTTTGTATTTGACACACTTGAAAACTCTGAAGTTGAATTAAAATGATGATCACCTGCAGGCAATTCTGGCAACTCCAAGTCTTTCTTGCAATCAGGCTTTTGATTCAAGAAGTTGGCATAAACAAGTGCAAGGTCGATATGTGAACCATCAGGCATCATTGATGAGCTAGTAGTGGACTCAACCATGGAATTCCCTTTGAATGAATGCCCCATTGGGTCATTTTTGAGATTCCCATAAGCCAAACTTCTTGACTGAACACCATCATTGGATAGCCTTAAGGACTTGCTAGCCCTTCTATTTTTTCGGCAGCCACCACCAACAGGTACATTTCTGAGGGATCCACCTTTAGTCCAATACCTTCTACAGCCTTTGCAAAAGTACCTTGGTTGTGTTAAGCTGTAGTTGTTGTAGTAGCAAAACTTTGTGTTGGAAGAACCACACCGAGGACAGTTTGGTGATACCTCTACGTTTGTTTTCCATCCTCTCTCCATGACCCAATTGCCTCAGATCTAATACACTTCATAGAAAAAGCCTTTTCTTTcactctctgtgtgtgtgtctctctctccctttgtgGAGCTAGGGGAGAGAAGGATCAGTTGGAGAGGAATGTAATACTGCCAATAGAGTAGTTATATGGGGGTACTAGGAACGTCTATGCAACCCATGCATAAGTGTAAGTATAAAAATCATCTATCTCGATATGTGTGTTTCATTTTATACTCAAATACTTATCACAATTAACTATATAACTCTTTTTTACTCATATAATGACATAATTATTATATGCTTCTAAGATATAATAATGTGGCACTCTACATCAATAAATACGAGTCATTTAATTTAAAGacatgaaataattttataaattaatatgaaaatattaattcTAATATTAACTGTTTTACACTTATCAATAAATATGACGTAAACTGTATTTCGGAAGTACTTAATAACAATATTAGTTCATGAGTAGGAGGGTTAAAATTTGTCCAACAA
The sequence above is drawn from the Quercus robur chromosome 7, dhQueRobu3.1, whole genome shotgun sequence genome and encodes:
- the LOC126690837 gene encoding dof zinc finger protein DOF3.5-like, which encodes MERGWKTNVEVSPNCPRCGSSNTKFCYYNNYSLTQPRYFCKGCRRYWTKGGSLRNVPVGGGCRKNRRASKSLRLSNDGVQSRSLAYGNLKNDPMGHSFKGNSMVESTTSSSMMPDGSHIDLALVYANFLNQKPDCKKDLELPELPAGDHHFNSTSEFSSVSNTNLNSSTQLENGFFGCHASVSELPLENCVNTQMYLSSEQSIRHDTSNYGLPPLPGEAIVSQEVLWPSSHQMMVNHAFQETQLLGPEALDPNSLISNWSPFDLSRDDTF